A genomic stretch from Lathyrus oleraceus cultivar Zhongwan6 chromosome 2, CAAS_Psat_ZW6_1.0, whole genome shotgun sequence includes:
- the LOC127119635 gene encoding putative SNAP25 homologous protein SNAP30, with amino-acid sequence MFGFRKPPPANGTSSGDTEPDRNTTLTPARRTSSEPVLAVPKSKGNYFDEDDDDDWGRKPTSTAPSAASKAKYKTGFKDSGGLENQSVQELENYAVYKSEETTNSVNNCLRIAEDIRSDATRTLDMLHQQGDQITRTHNMVVDTEKDLSKGEKLLNNLGGMFSMPWKPKKGKTITGPVITSDNSSKKNVKNKEDREKLGLAPLPKGRSAPTTPPNESANAYQKVDHEKAKQDDALSDLSDILGDLKGMAVSMGTELDSQNKALDYLSDDVDELNNRVKGANQRARKLVGK; translated from the exons ATGTTTGGGTTTCGAAAACCACCACCAGCAAATGGTACATCTTCCGGAGACACCGAACCGGATAGGAACACAACGCTTACTCCAGCTAGACGAACTTCTTCAGAACCCGTCCTAGCAGTGCCTAAGTCAAAGGGAAACTATTTTGACGAAGATGATGACGACGATTGGGGAAGAAAGCCTACCTCAACCGCGCCGTCCGCGGCTTCAAAAGCCAAGTACAAAACAGGTTTTAAGGATTCTGGAGGACTGGAGAATCAAAGTGTTCAAGAGCTAGAAAATTATGCAGTGTACAAATCTGAGGAGACGACAAATAGTGTTAATAATTGTTTGAGGATTGCTGAGGATATTAGAAGTGATGCTACAAGAACTCTTGACATGTTGCACCAACAAGGTGACCAGATTACAAGGACTCATAATATGGTTGTTGATACTGAGAAGGATTTAAGTAAG GGTGAAAAACTCCTAAACAATCTTGGGGGCATGTTCTCTATGCCATGGAAACCAAAGAAGGGCAAGACAATCACAGGCCCTGTAATAACATCAG ATAATTCTTCCAAAAAGAATGTAAAAAATAAGGAAGATAGAGAAAAGCTGGGGTTAGCTCCTTTGCCAAAGGGACGTTCTGCACCAACCACACCTCCCAATGAATCAGCCAATGCCTATCAGAAAGTTGAT CATGAAAAAGCTAAACAAGATGATGCACTCTCTGATCTCAGTGATATCTTGGGTGATTTGAAGGGTATGGCAGTTAGTATGGGAACTGAGTTAGACAG CCAAAACAAAGCACTTGATTATCTTAGTGACGATGTTGATGAACTCAACAATCGAGTAAAAGGCGCAAATCAGCGTGCACGTAAATTAGTAGGGAAATGA